In Parasegetibacter sp. NRK P23, the genomic stretch TGCCGATTTCCCCTTCCAGTTTCGGGAAGGCGAAATAACCATGTGCTCTCTCTCGGTGCTGGCCAATAGGGCCCTGGTTACTCAGTAAGCGCTCAAAAATATCTGCCATATGCTCCTGTTGATTAATTGAAAATTTGTGCAAAGGTAAAAAAAACTGTTGTAAAGGGCGGTTTTCGTGGAAACGGTTCATGGGAAAACTGTATCGGAATCTGGTATTATTCACGTTATGTTAAAACACATAGTTCGGGAGATGTAGTAGCTTTACGCCTTCATTTTAAGTAAGTTGACCTTTTAAGAATGCCAAAAACATACAGCAAAGCATGAAAAGAGCCGTTTTTACCGGGGTCCTGGCGGCCCTCTCTGTATTAGGTTTCACTCAGAAGCCCGCTCCGGCAGGTATTGCCCGTCCTAAACTGGTGGTGGGTATCGTGGTGGACCAGATGCGTTGGGATTTTCTCTACCGTTATTACGACCGTTATGAAGCGAACGGCGGCTTTAAAAGACTGGTTAACCAGGGATTTACCTGTGAAAATACTTTTATCCCTTATGCGCCCACCATTACAGCCTGCGGACACGCCTGCGTGTATACGGGTTCCGTGCCCGCCATCAACGGAATCACAGGGAACGGCTGGTGGGACAGGGCCGAGGGCCGCTCGATTTATTGCGTGGAAGATAAATCCGTGCAAACCGTTGGCGCAACCGGCTCCGCAGGAGAAATGAGCCCCAGGAACCTGCTTGCCACCACCATCACCGACGAACTCCGGCTGGCCACCAACTTCAGGAGCAAAACGATTGGCGTGGCCATTAAGGACCGTGGCGCCATTCTTCCTGCCGGACATGCCGCCAACGGCGCTTTCTGGTACGATGGTAAATCAGGCAAATGGATCAGCTCCACCTATTATGGGAAAGAACTGCCTTCCTGGGTGAATGCTTTCAACGATAAAAAACTGCCCGATCAGTATTTCGAAAAGGGATGGAATACGTTGTACCCTATCAATACTTATGTGCAGAGCACAGCCGATCAGAAAGCATATGAATCCAGGCCCCTGGGTTCCTCGGCCGCAGGATTTCCTTACGAGTTGAAACGCTTTATTGGCAACAATTACGGCGCGATATCTTCTACTCCTTATGGCAATACGTTCACCCTTGAAATGGCCAAAGCCGCCTTGCAGGGCGAACAACTGGGTAAAGGAAACTTTACGGATTTCCTGGCCGTAAGTCTTTCTTCCCCGGACTATATCGGACATGCTTTCGGACCGAATTCCATTGAAACTGAAGACGGCTACCTCAGGCTGGATAAAGACCTGGGCGCTTTCCTGAACCACCTCGACCAGCAGGTAGGGAAGGGGCAGTACCTCGTTTTTCTTACCGCCGATCATGGTGTGGCGCATGTGCCTGGTTTCATGAACGAAAACAAATTGCCAGGCGGTACTTTCGACGACGGGGCCTGGATGAAAAAAATGAACGCGGACCTCAAAGAAAAGTTCGGGCAGGATAAGCTGATCCTCAGTACCTACAACTACCAGGTACACCTCAATTATTCGTTAATGGATTCCGCTGACATCGATGAAGAGGATGTAGTGGAAATGATTACCCTGGCGCTGAGGAAAGAAGACGCTGTCGCTAACGTGTTTGAAACGGCGGACATCAGTGAAACAACACTCAACGCCACCGTGAAAGAACGCATCACCAACGGGATATTTTACCCCCGCAGCGGCGACATACAATTCGTATTGAAACCAGGGTACATCGATGGCGGAAAAACCGGTACCACACACGGTTTATGGAATCCTTACGATGCCCATATTCCCCTGGTGTTCTATGGCTGGAACGTGAAGCCCGGGAAAACCAACCGCGAAACCTACATGAATGATATCGCGCCCACCATCGCCGCTATGCTGCGCATTCAGATGCCAAGCGGCTCCGTCGGGAAAGTGATCACTGAAATCGGTTTCTAAAACAAAACATTCCATAAAGCGGGGGTACATCAAATATTGGTGTGCCCTCGCTCTTTTCTATACTATGCCCAAATTCATCAATTCCTATTGCCGTTCGTAAATATGCCGCTGAAATCTGCTCTACAAAACACAGCTTGTTGC encodes the following:
- the pafA gene encoding alkaline phosphatase PafA; translated protein: MKRAVFTGVLAALSVLGFTQKPAPAGIARPKLVVGIVVDQMRWDFLYRYYDRYEANGGFKRLVNQGFTCENTFIPYAPTITACGHACVYTGSVPAINGITGNGWWDRAEGRSIYCVEDKSVQTVGATGSAGEMSPRNLLATTITDELRLATNFRSKTIGVAIKDRGAILPAGHAANGAFWYDGKSGKWISSTYYGKELPSWVNAFNDKKLPDQYFEKGWNTLYPINTYVQSTADQKAYESRPLGSSAAGFPYELKRFIGNNYGAISSTPYGNTFTLEMAKAALQGEQLGKGNFTDFLAVSLSSPDYIGHAFGPNSIETEDGYLRLDKDLGAFLNHLDQQVGKGQYLVFLTADHGVAHVPGFMNENKLPGGTFDDGAWMKKMNADLKEKFGQDKLILSTYNYQVHLNYSLMDSADIDEEDVVEMITLALRKEDAVANVFETADISETTLNATVKERITNGIFYPRSGDIQFVLKPGYIDGGKTGTTHGLWNPYDAHIPLVFYGWNVKPGKTNRETYMNDIAPTIAAMLRIQMPSGSVGKVITEIGF